From Dendropsophus ebraccatus isolate aDenEbr1 chromosome 10, aDenEbr1.pat, whole genome shotgun sequence:
CAGAATGCAATACCCGGCTATGTAGAAGTAAGCTTGTTTATTACACAGCAGCTGCCATAGATACGCCCCGTTCTCCTTTATCCGATGCTGAACGTAAATTTTATCCTCCTGTAAAATAAGAAAAGGCCCATTACTGAGACATCTAATACCAAATGAGGGAGAAGCATCCCCAGGGTGCTACTATCTCCCCCTACTGAGGCATGTATAACCCTATCCTATCATAGTACTGCTcgctgaggtatatatatataaccccatcCTATCATAGTACTGATcactgaggtatatatatatatatatatatatatatatatatatatatatccccatcctATCATAGTACTGATCACTGAGGCATATATATAACCCCATCCTATCATAGTACTGATCACTGAGGCATATATATAACCCCATCCTATCATAGCACTGATCACTGAGGCATATATATAACTCCATCCTATCATAGTACTGCTCACTaaggtattatatatatatatatatatatatatatataaacgccATCCTATCATAGTACTGCTCACATAGTACTACCACCAATCAAATTATATCATCATCCATGTAACGTGGGGTAGACAGTGTCAACAGCAGCCCAATACTCcatctcctgcactgataactgaGGTTGGTAGCAGCAAAAACATGGAGGAGAGCGCCCTCTATTGGGAAATTACAGGTAACTACCTGCATTTTGGTGAAAGAAGAGCAAAGCCCAGGAAACTGCAAGGTATACAGTGCCAGGGATTTTATTGTGGGCATTGTAGGTAGAGAATTAAAAGGGGGTAGCTGGCTAATACTGAGGGGAGTAAGAGCTGGAATTTAAAGGTTGACATCGTAGCTGAAGCTTCTAGGGGAGTGATATGGAAAGAGGCTGCCATGGCAGTACAATGGTTTGGCTGATTTAGATCAAACATGTTTGGACACCTTTAAGTGGAATATCTTAATGGGACAagccctttatatatatatatatatatatatatatatatatatatatatatatatatatatacacacacacacacacccctcagcACGTGGCTGCACCTTAGGTCCCCCGGACTATTAGATTAGTGCATTACATCTATATCTGAGCCCAATAATACAGGACACATACCTGATCTCTGCTGAACGCGGTGAACACCCTGAGCAGCCCCCTCTTCTCCAGATCCTTCCACTCCTCCTCATAATAGAAATCTTTGCTTTTTCCTCTGCAGCCAAAAAACAAACTGTTCCCTAAAAACAACAAAAGACAAAATGTCATATCAGCTTTCTCCAGAGGGGGCCGCCACTGTGTGATCATATGACATACCAGGTATACCAAGTGCCGCTCTCTCCTCTATGGCTGAATGGAAGGGGGCCACTCCGGTTCCCGGTCCCACCATCACCAGTAGGGTGTCTGGGTCACTGGGGAACTTTAGACTTCCCTTCTTCACCCATATTGGAACCCGCTTACCTGTAGGAGGGAACAATACAATGGATTACAGGGTTATTCTACTTGCAGAGTAAAGGTTAGTAAGATGGCATGAGAATAGTTACCCTCCTCCGAACTGATGGACGCCAGCCATGTGGAGCACAGACCCCGGCGGGGCTCGTGCAGCCTTGTCTTGTACTGCACCACGGCCATCAGGATCTGCAGTCTGTTGGGGTGCGCCTTAAGGCAAAGATGGGGGACAGTGAAACGCAGGTGAACTCCTCACAATACTCACTCACAAGCTGATATGCAAGTGTCTGCAATGATATTACATGTCTGTCACGTTTCTGGGGCTCCTACCTGCATGGCGGAGGCAATAGAGAACGCCCGGGGACGGATACGAGGGATAAGCTCCAGGAGATAATCTGCCGGGACGTTCGAGGTCGTATGAGGAAAATCAATGAGGACCTGGAGACAAAAAAACACCCCAATACTGATGGATACTGAACATCACAGAGGTGCAATATCAATACTGTACAACCTATGGCACACTATGGGGCGCTCTGACTGCACTGTACAACCTATGGCACACTATGGGGCGCTCTGACTGCACTGTACAACCTATGGtacactagggggcgctctgaCTGCACTGTACAACCTATGGtacactagggggcgctctggctgCACTGTACAACCTATGGCACACTATGGGGCGCTCTGGCTGCACTGTACAACCTATGGcacactagggggcgctctgaCTGCACTGTACAACCTATGGTACACTATGGGGCGCTCTGGCTGCACTGTACAACCTATGGtacactagagggcgctctggCTGCACTGTACAACCTATGGtacactagggggcgctctgtCTGCACTGTACAACCTATGGCAAACTAGGGGGCGCTCTGACTGCACTGTATAACCTATGGTACATTTGAGGGCACTGTACAACCTATGGTACACTAGGGGGTGCTCTGACTGCACTGTACAACCTATGGtacactagggggcgctctggctgCACTGTATAACCTATGGAACATTAGAGGGCACTGTACAACCTAtgacactagggggcgctctggctgCACTGTACAACCTATGGtacactagggggcgctctggctgCACTGTACAACCTATGGTACACTAGGGGGCGTCTGACTGCACTGTACAACCTATGACACACTAGGGGGCACTCTGGCTGCACTGTACAACCTATGGcacactagggggcgctctgaCTGCACTGTACAACCTATGGCACACTAGGGGGTGCTCTGGCTGCACAGTATAACCTATGGTACACTAGAGGGCACTGTACAACCTATGGCACACTAGGGGGCATTCTGATTGCACTGTACAACCTATGGtacactagggggcgctctggctgCACTGTATAACCTATGGAACATTAGAGGGCACTGTACAACCTAtgacactagggggcgctctggctgCACTGTAAAACCTATGGtacactagggggcgctctggctgCACTGTACAACCTATGGTACACTAGGGGGCGCACTGACTGCACTGTACAACCTATGGTACATTAGGGGGCGCCCTGACTGCACATGTGTCTATATTTAAAATGtggtgcaggaaggggttaagtatcaCCTCCAGGGTGGTTCGCCGGGGCCGGTTGCAgtatgtatacagctcctcctgacCAGCGGCTGAGCTGAActcctgcagcttctctctctcctgttCATCTGGAGAGAAGTAAGAAAGAAGCTGAAAGAAGGAGCGACGAGGAACGGAGCGGATGTCCAGGTATCTCTCCACCAGATGCTGCACCGAGCACGGCTGAGGAAGGTTCGGGGGGATCGGGGTGTCTGGAATAAACGTGACAGGAGACGCATCAGACCCAGAACACGTCACAGCATAAAAAATCCATTTTTGTGCAAATAATATGGCGGCTACAAAATAAGATGTCACCCAACTTTCTAAGACTCCAGAATAGCAGATCTCCAAAACATCCAGCTGGTGAAACTAGTGACAACCTCTTACAGCCATAAATACAGCCATGGAGGTGCCTGAAAAAAGGAAAATCACAGAAAATATCCATAGAAACATCTGCTCACCCGGATCATGGGGCTCCAAGATGAAGACACTGAGGGGGTCAAGGCGGAGAAGAGAACAGAACTGCTGAACGTCCTTAGGGGAATTCTGAGGCTGGATCATCACTACATCACCGGGAGAATatctgtgatagatagatagatatagacagaCAGAAGATTAGCTGCTGGTTATAGGACACACATGGCTTCCCTACATCCTCTCTATATAAACTCACTGAATGCCGGACCCGGTGATGTCAAACTCTATAAGCCGCACATCCTGGTAATGCTGCGGTGCGGTCACACGTTGGTTGGTCACCAGTGGAGCGCGGTGCGGCTGCAGTTCGGTCGGGGCGCCTCCGCTGTCTGGTCTCTCCGTGGTGTCACATATAGCCGTCTGTTTATCCAGGAAGCGGAGGGAAAACTTTGGGGGTAACCTGGAAATATGAGGTAACATGGGTTTCCTCATGTACAGCAGCAGGAGATACTGGAGCTGCTCAATCCCTTCTCAGATACATATATCTCTTCTAGGTAACCAGCGGCATGAATTATAACTGGAAAAGTCAGAGCTGTctcaaaacttcaactcccatcattctaTGACAGATCTTCAGGGCACAATGGAAGTCGTAGTTCTgctacaggttggggaacatCAGTATACAGATCACTAGAAGCCGCATATGAGAACATACAGCAATGATAGAAACACATAAGAACAATGATACTGACATGATGAGGTCACTGATGATGCCGAGACCCGTCGGGAGAGGATATAAGGAGAGGATCTTATCCCACAGGTCTATCAACCATGGATCCACAGCAGCATCAGGGCTACAAGACAAAGAGGACGTTACTGACGTTACAGCACTGGTCTATGACCCCAGGAGATCACTAGTGTATAGTGATGGTGCCTGCTAGTCACCTCCAGGACACCAGAGGGCACCATGAAGCCACCAGACTCACCCCAGATCGTGCTGGTCGTCCCCCAGGGCCGGTGACTGGATCGGATTGGCTCCGAGCTGCAGCAGGCGCTTGTGCAGCTTTTTTGCAATAAAGTTGAACCTGATGCAAGAGAGAAAATAGGATATTGGCTAATGACATCGAATGACAAGCAACCACTCCCAACATGCACCCGACTATGTCACCATGTGTAGCACGTCTGcagaattctgaatgcagctctggatgtgagtgGAGTATAGGACAAGATGTAATTCCCCATCCAGTTATCACTTCTATACTATTCATGCATCCATTGTGGGCTGCACCATGTCaggacaggaaggggaggggtTATAGTACACGTCCGTCACTACCTCTGCTGTCTGACATCTTACTTTGGATAAGA
This genomic window contains:
- the NDOR1 gene encoding NADPH-dependent diflavin oxidoreductase 1 isoform X1 — translated: MERDEQKSKLADRKILILYGSQTGTAEDMAERLGREARRRHFTCRVESIDAYSIANLVHEQLVIFVCATTGQGDPPDNMKNFWRFVFRRNLPHNSLCQMDYAVLGLGDSSYPKFNFIAKKLHKRLLQLGANPIQSPALGDDQHDLGPDAAVDPWLIDLWDKILSLYPLPTGLGIISDLIMLPPKFSLRFLDKQTAICDTTERPDSGGAPTELQPHRAPLVTNQRVTAPQHYQDVRLIEFDITGSGIQYSPGDVVMIQPQNSPKDVQQFCSLLRLDPLSVFILEPHDPDTPIPPNLPQPCSVQHLVERYLDIRSVPRRSFFQLLSYFSPDEQEREKLQEFSSAAGQEELYTYCNRPRRTTLEVLIDFPHTTSNVPADYLLELIPRIRPRAFSIASAMQAHPNRLQILMAVVQYKTRLHEPRRGLCSTWLASISSEEGKRVPIWVKKGSLKFPSDPDTLLVMVGPGTGVAPFHSAIEERAALGIPGNSLFFGCRGKSKDFYYEEEWKDLEKRGLLRVFTAFSRDQEDKIYVQHRIKENGAYLWQLLCNKQAYFYIAGNAKSMPNQVTDTLKSVFQSEGQMSVAEAEQYLAVLEKCGRFQSETWS
- the NDOR1 gene encoding NADPH-dependent diflavin oxidoreductase 1 isoform X2 — its product is MAERLGREARRRHFTCRVESIDAYSIANLVHEQLVIFVCATTGQGDPPDNMKNFWRFVFRRNLPHNSLCQMDYAVLGLGDSSYPKFNFIAKKLHKRLLQLGANPIQSPALGDDQHDLGPDAAVDPWLIDLWDKILSLYPLPTGLGIISDLIMLPPKFSLRFLDKQTAICDTTERPDSGGAPTELQPHRAPLVTNQRVTAPQHYQDVRLIEFDITGSGIQYSPGDVVMIQPQNSPKDVQQFCSLLRLDPLSVFILEPHDPDTPIPPNLPQPCSVQHLVERYLDIRSVPRRSFFQLLSYFSPDEQEREKLQEFSSAAGQEELYTYCNRPRRTTLEVLIDFPHTTSNVPADYLLELIPRIRPRAFSIASAMQAHPNRLQILMAVVQYKTRLHEPRRGLCSTWLASISSEEGKRVPIWVKKGSLKFPSDPDTLLVMVGPGTGVAPFHSAIEERAALGIPGNSLFFGCRGKSKDFYYEEEWKDLEKRGLLRVFTAFSRDQEDKIYVQHRIKENGAYLWQLLCNKQAYFYIAGNAKSMPNQVTDTLKSVFQSEGQMSVAEAEQYLAVLEKCGRFQSETWS